Proteins co-encoded in one Marmota flaviventris isolate mMarFla1 chromosome 9, mMarFla1.hap1, whole genome shotgun sequence genomic window:
- the Pcnx3 gene encoding pecanex-like protein 3 isoform X3 gives MGSQVLQILRQGVWASLTGGWFFDPHQSTFSNCFHLYVWIFLLTFPFLLYMVLPPSLMVAGVYCLVVAIIFTTIKTVNYRLHAMFDQGEIVEKRNSTMGEQEEEPAQGDSSLPRDPGVEMTVFRKVSSTPPVRCSSQHSVFGFNQVSELLPRMEDSGPLRDIKELVREQGSNNVIVTSADREMLKLSLQEKLIGDLPQTPPGAVPDPSLPSTDSSERSPLAGDGAPWGGSSMVDTPMSPLLKGSLSQELSKSFLTLTRPDRALVRTSSRREQHRGASGYQPLDRRGSGEPTPQKAGSSDSCFSGTDRETLSSFKSEKTNSTHLDSPPGGQAPEGSDTDPPSEAELPASPDAGVPSDDTLRSFDTVIGAGTPPGPVEPLLVVRPKDLALLRPSKRRPPMRRHSPPGRAPRRSLLEGGGFFEDEDTSEGSELSPASSLRSQRRYSTDSSSSTSCYSPESSQGAAGGPRKRRAPHGAEEGTAVPPKRPYGTQRTPSTASAKTHARVLSMDGAGGDVLRAPLAGCKAELEAQVGVELAAGDPAVLTAEARSGPAANQPGWRGELPEEGAVGGALFKPLSLMLGASLWTATEETGKRDRSSSVRRTQAIRRRHNAGSNPTPPASVMGSPPSSLQEAQRGRAASHSRALTLPSALHFASSLLLTRAGTNVHEACTFDDTSEGAVHYFYDESGVRRSYTFGLAGGGYENPVGQQGEQAANGAWDRHSHSSSFHSADVPEATGGLNLLQPRPVVLQGMQVRRVPLEIPEDSLHESQEQTLMEEAPPRAQHSYKYWLFPGRWTSVRYERLALLALLDRTRGVVENIFGVGLSSLVAFLGYLLLLKGFFTDIWVFQFCLVIASCQYSLLKSVQPDAASPMHGHNWVIAYSRPVYFCICCLLIWLLDALGSAQPFPPVSLYGLTLFSASFFFCARDVATVFTLCFPFVFLLGLLPQVNTCLMYLLEQIDMHGFGGTAATSPLTAVFSLARSLLAAALLYGFCLGAIKTPWPEQHVPVLFSVFCGLLVALSYHLSRQSSDPTVLWSLVRSKLFPELEERSLETARAEPPDPLPEKMRQSVREVLHSDLVMCVVIAVLTFAISASTVFIALKSVLGFVLYALAGAVGFFTHYLLPQLRKQLPWFCLSQPVLKPLEYSQYEVRGAAQVMWFEKLYAGLQCVEKYLIYPAVVLNALTVDAHTVVSHPDKFCLYCRALLMTVAGLKLLRSAFCCPPQQYLTLAFTVLLFHFDYPRLSQGFLLDYFLMSLLCSKLWDLLYKLRFVLTYIAPWQITWGSAFHAFAQPFAVPHSAMLFVQALLSGLFSTPLNPLLGSAVFIMSYARPLKFWERDYNTKRVDHSNTRLVTQLDRNPGADDNNLNSIFYEHLTRSLQHTLCGDLVLGRWGNYGPGDCFVLASDYLNALVHLIEVGNGLVTFQLRGLEFRGTYCQQREVEAITEGVEEDEGCCCCEPGHLPRVLSFNAAFGQRWLAWEVTASKYVLEGYSISDNNAASMLQVFDLRKILITYYVKSIIYYVSRSPKLEAWLSHEGIAAALRPVRAPGYADSDPTFSLSVDEDYDLRLSGLSLPSFCAVHLEWIQYCASRRGQPVDQDWNSPLVTLCFGLCVLGRRALGTASHSMSASLEPFLYGLHALFKGDFRITSPRDEWVFADMDLLHRVVAPGVRMALKLHQDHFTSPDEYEEPAALYDAIAANEERLVISHEGDPAWRSAILSNTPSLLALRHVMDDASDEYKIIMLNRRHLSFRVIKVNRECVRGLWAGQQQELVFLRNRNPERGSIQNAKQALRNMINSSCDQPLGYPIYVSPLTTSLAGSHPQLRALWGGPISLGAITRWLLRSWERLHKGCGAGCNSGGNVDDSDCGGGSGLTSLSANPPLAHPTPENTAGSGDQPLPPGPGWGPRPSLSSSGDGRPPALLQWPPPRLPGPPPASPVPTEGPRSSRPPGPGFGSEGPSGKWSLGGRKGLGGSDGEPASGSPKGGTPKSQVPLDLSLSPDGSSEASPPRAAQDISCLDSSAPESGTPTEAPADWPVPAEERESPAAQPLLEHQY, from the exons ATGGGGTCTCAGGTGTTGCAGATCCTGCGCCAGGGGGTGTGGGCCTCGCTCACCGGCGGTTGGTTCTTCGACCCGCATCAGAGCACCTTCTCCAACTGCTTTCACCTCTATGTCTGGATCTTCCTGCTCACCTTTCCCTTCTTGCTGTACATG GTCCTGCCCCCCAGCTTGATGGTGGCTGGCGTGTACTGCCTCGTGGTTGCTATCATCTTCACTACCATCAAGACTGTGAACTATCGACTGCATGCCATGTTCGACCAGGGAGAGATTGTGGAGAAGCGCAACTCGACCATGGGGGAGCAGGAAGAAGAGCCTGCCCAGGGGGACAGCAGTCTGCCCAG GGACCCTGGTGTGGAGATGACTGTGTTTCGGAAAGTGAGTTCCACACCCCCAGTGCGCTGCAGTTCTCAGCATTCCGTGTTTGGCTTCAACCAGGTCTCG GAATTATTGCCCCGGATGGAAGACTCTGGACCCCTCAGGG ATATCAAGGAGCTGGTGCGGGAGCAGGGCAGCAACAATGTGATAGTGACCTCTGCCGATCGAGAGATGCTGAAGCTCAGTTTACAGGAAAAATTAA TTGGAGACCTTCCCCAGACACCCCCAGGAGCTGTCCCAGACCCCTCTCTCCCCAGCACAGACTCTTCAGAACGTTCTCCCCTGGCTGGAGATGGAGCTCCTTGGGGTGGGAGCAGCATGGTTGACACTCCCATGAGCCCCTTACTGAAGGGGAGCCTTAGCCAGGAGCTAAGCAAGAGCTTTCTGACCCTGACCCGGCCTGACCGGGCTCTGGTGAGGACCAGCAGTCGAAGGGAACAACACCGAGGAGCCAGCGGCTACCAGCCCCTGGATCGGCGGGGCTCAGGTGAGCCCACACCCCAGAAAGCTGGCTCATCAGATTCCTGCTTCAGTGGCACTGACAGGGAAACGTTGAGCAGCTTCAAGAGCGAGAAGACCAACTCAACGCACCTGGACAGCCCCCCTGGTGGACAAGCCCCTGAGGGCAGTGACACAGATCCTCCCTCTGAGGCTGAGCTGCCTGCCTCACCTGATGCTGGCGTCCCCTCAGATGATACACTGCGTTCCTTTGACACAGTCATCGGAGCAGGGACACCACCAGGCCCAGTCGAGCCACTCCTGGTTGTACGGCCTAAGGACTTGGCCCTACTAAGGCCTAGCAAACGGCGGCCACCCATGCGAAGACACTCTCCACCTGGCCGTGCTCCTCGACGGTCCCTGCTTGAGGGCGGGGGCTTCTTCGAGGATGAAGACACCAGTGAGGGCAGCGAACTGAGCCCGGCCTCCAGTCTCCGATCACAGCGGCGCTACAGTACTGATAGCTCCTCATCTACTTCTTGCTACTCCCCTGAGAGCTCCCAGGGTGCAGCAGGGGGGCCTCGGAAGCGGCGGGCCCCTCATGGAGCTGAGGAGGGGACTGCTGTGCCCCCCAAAAGGCCCTATGGGACCCAGCGGACGCCCAGTACAGCCAGTGCTAAAACACATGCTCGTGTGCTAAGCATGGATGGGGCAGGGGGTGATGTCTTAAGGGCTCCCCTGGCCGGCTGCAAGGCTGAGCTGGAGGCCCAGGTGGGAGTGGAGCTCGCTGCTGGGGATCCTGCTGTGCTGACTGCTGAGGCCCGCAGTGGGCCTGCTGCCAACCAGCCAGGCTGGCGGGGGGAGCTGCCTGAGGAAGGTGCTGTTGGTGGAG CTCTGTTCAAGCCTCTGTCACTTATGCTCGGGGCCTCTCTCTGGACAGCGACTGAGGAGACAGGCAAGCGGGACCGCTCAAGCAGTGTGAGGCGGACCCAAGCAATCCGGAGGCGCCACAACGCAGGCAGCAACCCCACCCCACCGGCCTCTGTCATGGGCTCGCCACCCAG CAGCCTGCAGGAGGCTCAGCGGGGCCGGGCTGCCTCCCACTCCCGGGCGCTGACGCTGCCCTCCGCCCTGCACTTCGCCTCTTCACTACTGCTGACCCGGGCTGGCACCAACGTGCACGAGGCCTGTACTTTTGACGACACCTCTGAGGGTGCCGTGCACTATTTCTACGACGAGAGTG GTGTGCGACGTTCCTATACCTTCGGCCTGGCTGGAGGTGGCTATGAGAATCCAGTGGGGCAGCAGGGGGAGCAGGCAGCCAATGGAGCATG GGACCGCCACTCACATTCCTCCAGCTTCCACTCAGCTGATGTTCCTGAGGCAACAGGAGGCTTGAACCTGCTGCAGCCGAGGCCTGTGGTTCTTCAGGGTATGCAGGTGCGCCGGGTGCCGCTGGAGATCCCGGAG GACTCCCTGCACGAATCCCAGGAGCAGACACTGATGGAGGAGGCGCCACCCCGTGCCCAGCATAGCTACAAGTACTGGCTCTTTCCTGGCCGCTGGACCTCTGTGCGCTATGAGCGGCTTGCCCTGCTGGCTCTCCTGGACCG GACGCGGGGGGTGGTCGAGAACATCTTCGGCGTTGGGCTGAGCAGCCTGGTTGCTTTCCTGGGCTACCTGTTGCTGCTCAAGGGCTTCTTCACTGACATCTGGGTCTTCCAGTTCTGCCTGGTCATCGCCTCCTGTCAGTACTCCTTGCTCAAG AGTGTGCAGCCTGATGCGGCATCTCCCATGCAC GGCCACAACTGGGTGATCGCATACAGCCGGCCCGTCTACTTCTGCATCTGCTGCCTGCTCATCTGGCTGCTGGATGCCCTGGGCTCAGCACAGCCCTTCCCGCCCGTCTCCCTCTATGGCCTCACActcttctctgcctctttcttcttctgtgcCCGAGATGTGGCCACTG TGTTCACCTTATGCTTCCCTTTCGTCTTCCTCCTGGGCCTCCTGCCCCAGGTCAACACCTGCCTCATGTACCTGCTGGAGCAGATAGATATGCATGGCTTTGGGGGCACAG CTGCCACCAGCCCGCTCACTGCAGTCTTCAGTCTTGCTCGCAGCCTTCTGGCTGCTGCCCTTCTCTACGGCTTCTGCCTCGGGGCCATCAAG ACTCCTTGGCCAGAGCAGCACGTCCCTGTCCTCTTCTCAGTCTTCTGTGGCCTCCTGGTGGCGCTGTCCTACCATCTGAGCCGGCAGAGCAGCGACCCCACTGTGCTCTG GTCCCTGGTACGGAGCAAGCTCTTCCCTGAGCTAGAGGAGCGGAGCCTGGAGACGGCCCGAGCTGAGCCCCCAGACCCGCTACCAGAAAAAATGCGCCAGTCTGTG CGTGAGGTCCTGCACTCCGACCTGGTGATGTGTGTGGTGATTGCTGTGCTCACCTTCGCCATCAGCGCCAGCACCGTCTTCATTGCCCTAAAG TCGGTGCTGGGTTTTGTATTGTACGCGCTGGCCGGGGCAGTGGGCTTCTTCACACACTACCTGCTGCCACAGCTGCGCAAGCAGCTGCCCTGGTTCTGCCTCTCACAGCCCGTGCTGAAGCCACTGGAGTACAGCCAGTATGAAGTGCGCG GCGCTGCCCAAGTGATGTGGTTTGAGAAACTGTATGCTGGCCTGCAGTGTGTCGAGAAGTATCTCATCTACCCTGCCGTGGTGCTCAATGCTCTCACAGTGGATGCCCACACTGTTGTCAGCCACCCGGACAAATTCTGCCTCTA CTGCCGGGCACTGCTGATGACTGTGGCTGGTCTGAAGTTGTTGCGCTCGGCCTTTTGCTGCCCACCCCAGCAGTACCTGACCTTGGCCTTCACAGTCCTGCTCTTCCACTTTGACTACCCACGCCTCTCCCAGGGCTTTCTGCTGGACTACTTCCTCATGTCCCTGCTCTGCAGCAAA CTGTGGGACCTGCTGTACAAGCTGCGTTTTGTGCTGACCTACATCGCTCCCTGGCAAATCACCTGGGGCTCGGCCTTCCACGCCTTTGCCCAGCCCTTCGCAGTACCAC ACTCGGCCATGCTGTTTGTCCAGGCCCTGCTCTCAGGGCTCTTCTCCACACCCCTAAATCCTCTACTGGGCAGTGCAGTGTTCATCATGTCTTATGCAAGGCCTCTCAAGTTTTGGGAGCGTGACTACAA CACTAAGCGTGTGGATCATTCCAACACCCGCCTGGTGACGCAGCTGGACCGGAACCCTG GCGCTGATGACAACAACCTCAATTCCATCTTCTATGAGCACTTGACGCGCTCACTGCAGCACACGCTGTGTGGGGACCTGGTGCTGGGCCGCTGGGGCAACTATGGCCCTGGTGACTGCTTCGTCCTGGCTTCCGACTACCTCAATGCACTAGTGCACCTCATCGAGGTTGGCAATGGCCTTGTCACCTTCCAGCTGCGTGGCCTTGAGTTCCGGG GCACGTACTGCCAGCAGCGTGAGGTGGAGGCCATCACCGAAGGTGTAGAGGAGGATgagggctgctgctgctgtgagCCTGGCCATTTGCCACGGGTCCTGTCCTTCAATGCCGCCTTTGGGCAGCGCTGGCTGGCCTGGGAGGTGACGGCCAGTAAGTACGTGCTGGAGGGCTACAGCATTAGCGACAACAACGCCGCCTCCATGCTGCAGGTCTTTGACCTCCGCAAGATTCTCATCACCTACTATGTCAAG AGCATCATCTACTATGTGAGCCGCTCCCCAAAGCTGGAGGCCTGGCTGAGCCACGAGGGCATCGCAGCTGCTTTGCGGCCCGTTAGAGCCCCCGGCTATGCCGACTCAGATCCCACCTTTTCGCTGAGTGTGGATGAGGACTATGACCTTCGCCTTTCCGGCCTCTCGCTGCCTTCCTTCTGTGCTGTGCACCTCGAGTGGATCCAGTACTGCGCCTCCCGGCGTGGCCAG CCCGTGGACCAGGACTGGAACTCGCCGCTGGTCACGCTGTGTTTTGGCCTGTGTGTACTGGGCCGCCGAGCCCTGGGGACAGCCTCTCACAGCATGTCTGCCAG CCTGGAGCCCTTCCTCTATGGCCTACACGCTCTGTTCAAGGGGGACTTTCGCATCACCTCCCCACGTGATGAGTGGGTCTTTGCCGACATGGACCTGCTTCACCGTGTAGTGGCACCTGGGGTTCGCATGGCTCTCAAGCTTCACCAG GACCACTTCACATCCCCAGATGAATATGAGGAACCTGCGGCCTTGTATGATGCCATTGCAGCCAACGAGGAGCGGCTGGTCATTTCACATGAAGGTGACCCAGCCTGGCGTAgtgccatcctcagcaacacacccTCCCTGCTGGCACTGCGCCACGTCATGGACGATGCATCTGATGAGTACAAGATCATCATGCTAAACCGCCGCCACCTCAGCTTCCGAGTCATCAAG GTGAATCGCGAGTGCGTGCGTGGCCTGTGggctgggcagcagcaggagtTGGTGTTCCTGCGTAACCGCAACCCTGAGCGTGGCAGCATCCAGAACGCCAAGCAGGCACTCCGCAACATGATCAATTCCTCCTGTGACCAGCCACTGGGCTACCCCATCTATGTGTCACCCCTCACCACCTCACTGGCTGGCAGCCACCCCCAGCTGCGAGCGCTGTGGGGCGGCCCCATCAGCTTGGGCGCCATCACCCGCTGGCTCCTGCGCAGCTGGGAGAG GCTTCATAAGGGCTGTGGTGCTGGCTGCAATAGCGGTGGGAATGTGGATGACTCGGACTGTGGTGGGGGCAGCGGCCTGACTTCCCTCAGTGCTAATCCCCCCTTGGCACACCCGACGCCTGAGAATACAGCAG GCAGTGGCGACCaacccctcccaccaggccctGGCTGGGGGCCGCGGCCTTCCCTGAGCAGCTCTGGTGATGGACGCCCCCCTGCTCTATTGCAGTGGCCTCCCCCTCGGCTCCCTGGTCCACCCCCTGCCTCACCTGTTCCCACTGAGGGTCCCCGGTCCTCGCGGCCCCCTGGTCCTGGTTTCGGTTCTGAGGGGCCCAGTGGAAAGTGGAGCCTGGGGGGTCGGAAGGGTCTGGGAGGATCTGATGGAGAACCAGCCTCAGGGAGCCCCAAAGGAGGCACCCCCAAATCTCAG GTGCCTCTAGACCTCAGCCTCAGCCCGGATGGCAGCTCTGAGGCCTCACCCCCCAGAGCAGCACAGGATATTTCTTGCTTGGACAGCAGTGCTCCCGAGAGTGGTACACCCACTGAGGCCCCAGCTGACTGGCCTGTCCCTGCTGAGGAACGCGAAAGTCCGGCTGCCCAGCCATTGCTGGAGCACCAATACTGA